CCGGAGATCTGTGAAAAAACGGCCGTAGGGGTGAAAGTGGGCGCACGAAGCCTGTGGACAACCTTTGCCGAACTCAGTTTCTGTGGATAGTTGTCATTGAGCCCGCTTCAGGCGACTTCGTGTCCAACCCCGGTTCACTGTTCCAACTTGAACGTGAGCACAGTATGCCATCACATGCATACAGAGGATGCACTGGTCGCCGTGTGCTTCTACCGCCTTCCGTCCACGTTTGTGTACACGCCGCAGACTGTATCCGTCTTTCAGCATCCCAATGATCCGCTCAATCCCTGTACGGGCGTCATACAGCGTATAGAATGTACGGCTGTGCTGTGGGAACTCAGGGTCCACCTGGGGCGTCGTCGAAAAATCAATCCGAAACACTCGGCCTTGTGTGGCACCGTTGCAGCACTCGATGTGCTTGTGGTGAGGGCAGACAAGCCCTTCCTGCTTCGCCTGGGGGTTGTGAACTGGACAAGTGAATATGTACTGTTCCTTTTTGAGGTCACACCCCTTTAACTCCATCTTGTGGCCGGCAATGCAATGTGGTACCCCGTAGCGGTCTATCTTATCAATGCCACGGGCATCGCTCGATTTGTCCTTGCGGTTCCTGGGATTAATGGGAGCAAGCAGTTTCGCTCCTAGCACATCCTTTGTTACTTTCTGGTTCCCTGGAGTCTGGTAAATCCCATCCGCCAGCACATACCGAACGGGCTCTGCCAGTTCCTCAAACTCAGATTTGAATCTCTCAAGTGTAGGCTGCAACGTGAGGGCGTCGTGCTCTCCGCCCTTGCACACCTCCCGGGTCAGCGGCAGTTGCCCCTTCGCCCCGCTGAGCAACGAAACCTTGTGGCCTACATAGGACACAGCGGTACTTTTGCGTACAATGCCAACGTTATCGTCAGTGGGTACCTTGGGACAGTCACAGTCTTCATTGTGGCCGCAGGTTTTCATCTGCTTTCCGTATGTCGCCTCCGCTTCAACATGGGTCGTATCGGCGACCAACGTGTCTTCGGTCTCGATGACGCCTTGCTTCAGATTAAACTCCACAACCAGTTGTCGAGCCTTTTCCCATAATCCGAAGTCAGTCATGATTTGGTCGAAGCGGGCAAACGAGCGGTAACTGGGGAACTTACCCGTAAACCCGCAAGCTTCGGCAAACAGCGGATTTGAGCGAACCTGCAGGTAGACACTCTCTGCCATGATCTCGACGTACATCAATCGAGCAAGTTCGAACGCGCGCATCATAGGCATAAAGTTGTGAGGCTTGCGGCCCGATTGACTTCGCCCGACTCCGGACGTATCATCTACCTGTTCGATTGGTGTCGGGAGTTCCAAGCCCAAAGCAGAGCCGTTTGCATTGCTGGCTTTGTCCGACCGATTCATCCGTTCCTTACGCAACGAGGCATACAGATGCTGGTAGTATTCTTGCTCGATACCACGAAAGATGCTCCAGGGGAATGTCAGTGCCGGGAGAACAAACGGAACGTCCAAAAACCTTTCCCATTGATGAGGAATCAAGGGAAAAGGAATCAACGCAGATTGGGTTTGTTGTGATATAATCGGCATCGCCATGGATCTTCTCCTTTGTAGTAGATAGGCTTTGGACGGCTCTATTCTACCAAAAGAGGGCTCCGTGGTATATTTATGCCCAGCACCAAACCGATGATTTTCATCCACCATGATTTTCCTGTCTTTAGCTCGTAATCGACTCTGTATAAATAACCAAAAATCATCGATAAACATACAAATCACGTCAGTTCGCATAGAAGCACCGGCCATTGGCGCGTCTATTTAACTGCTGTCGCATTATTCCAATTGCTTTCACGAAATAAAGTGAACCATATCCTACACCCGACTTGCCTGTTACAACGGGCAATTATTCAATTGTGGCATCGGCTCTGAATAAGACAGGCTTGGGAATCTGTCGTTCTAACTGTGCAGCCCATTTATGAAAAAGTCGATAGTTTCCAACTCATCTTCACTTAACGATCGGTGAAGGCGATTGACTAATTCTTCAGCGATAGATGATTTATCGCCTTGGAACACCTGTATTAGTGTAGCGATGTTTTTTAGAACGGACAGTTCATGCTGATACTCTGCTTTAGTTAAAGGCTTGTCTTGGTGTGATAAAAAGCAAAGTTCCACATCATACTGCTCTAGTTTTTGAATTAATTTAAGTGTCTTTTCGGCTGTGTAGCTCCAGTTCATTGTATTTGCGTACATCGCATCTCCGACAAAGAGCACTTTTTCTTCAGGAATATAAACAACGCTTGAGTCGTAAGCGTGATCCCCGCCGACGTGTTCAATTAAACAACTAACCCCACCTAAATCGATCGTCACTTGATCGGTATATGTAATGTTAGGTAATGGAAAAACGACATCCCGTTCGGTTCCAAGTTCCTTTTTGATGTTTTCTGCAGAAGATGAAGTCTGGGTTTTGTCTTTAACCCGTTGGTCCAAAGCTTCATCCGTCCAACTCAAGTATTGTAATTTTTTAATTTCATCACGTGTATTGAAATGTGAGATAACTGGAATTTTGAATTCACTTAAGCCAAAAACATGGTCCCAATCATGATGGGTAATCACTAACCAGTCTCCTTGTATGTTCAAGGCTTTTAGCTGCTGCAGAAATAACGTTGCATGGCGTGAGGAATTTCCCGCGTCAATTAATAGAGTTCTTTCTGAACCTACAATTGCGGCTAGGAGTGGGCGGTCCGTTTCATGACTTGGAGGTAAAAATAAACTGCGATCTGATATTTTAACTAGCTTCTGCATTCTTCTGCTAAACTCCCTCTGGATATGCCTTTGCCCAATGATAAGGCTGAATTTCTTTTAGAGTTTTGAAAATCAAGTCACCACTTTCAGAGTAAACGGCTGCCTTTACGTTTCCCCCCCAATAAAACAACCTTTCTTGGCAAACACCGCAGGGGGTCAAAACTTTAAATTTAGAGTTTTCATCGTCGCGCGTCACACAAATGGAATGGGTAACCTCATCATTAAGCTTATGAGCTTCACAAATCGCCCCCGTTTCCATACATAGTTCAGTAGACGCTACAATCACATCTGGTGCGACACTGGTC
This is a stretch of genomic DNA from Alicyclobacillus dauci. It encodes these proteins:
- a CDS encoding transposase → MAMPIISQQTQSALIPFPLIPHQWERFLDVPFVLPALTFPWSIFRGIEQEYYQHLYASLRKERMNRSDKASNANGSALGLELPTPIEQVDDTSGVGRSQSGRKPHNFMPMMRAFELARLMYVEIMAESVYLQVRSNPLFAEACGFTGKFPSYRSFARFDQIMTDFGLWEKARQLVVEFNLKQGVIETEDTLVADTTHVEAEATYGKQMKTCGHNEDCDCPKVPTDDNVGIVRKSTAVSYVGHKVSLLSGAKGQLPLTREVCKGGEHDALTLQPTLERFKSEFEELAEPVRYVLADGIYQTPGNQKVTKDVLGAKLLAPINPRNRKDKSSDARGIDKIDRYGVPHCIAGHKMELKGCDLKKEQYIFTCPVHNPQAKQEGLVCPHHKHIECCNGATQGRVFRIDFSTTPQVDPEFPQHSRTFYTLYDARTGIERIIGMLKDGYSLRRVHKRGRKAVEAHGDQCILCMHVMAYCAHVQVGTVNRGWTRSRLKRAQ
- a CDS encoding MBL fold metallo-hydrolase, which encodes MQKLVKISDRSLFLPPSHETDRPLLAAIVGSERTLLIDAGNSSRHATLFLQQLKALNIQGDWLVITHHDWDHVFGLSEFKIPVISHFNTRDEIKKLQYLSWTDEALDQRVKDKTQTSSSAENIKKELGTERDVVFPLPNITYTDQVTIDLGGVSCLIEHVGGDHAYDSSVVYIPEEKVLFVGDAMYANTMNWSYTAEKTLKLIQKLEQYDVELCFLSHQDKPLTKAEYQHELSVLKNIATLIQVFQGDKSSIAEELVNRLHRSLSEDELETIDFFINGLHS
- a CDS encoding cytidine deaminase, whose protein sequence is MNIEQKLFESAVELIQKRYPSGWGGAAAMYTKGGHILTSVAPDVIVASTELCMETGAICEAHKLNDEVTHSICVTRDDENSKFKVLTPCGVCQERLFYWGGNVKAAVYSESGDLIFKTLKEIQPYHWAKAYPEGV